In Gossypium arboreum isolate Shixiya-1 chromosome 5, ASM2569848v2, whole genome shotgun sequence, a single genomic region encodes these proteins:
- the LOC108482931 gene encoding uncharacterized protein At1g21580 isoform X2 gives MDPPSYIHHHHHHHNHNHHANHPRYVPFSPTAPLHPHRPPPQPLPPYQQSPTDLHPSRHHLPPQIRPPPPPPPLPQQNQQQTYQPLPAPPPPLPRQQYSNHPPYNPHHPQYSSSSNFNSNPKPTHVSHQFHDVPQRRLPEFDTRPDYWPENRVPRPHPVSNLDREALYHQFDRRPASPVIDRFMHDLVGTSRFRDLELNQREREGRVHNDRWISDRSSRDFGIVSIGFESNSNNSRFDHEATENIRWGSRLREPLIESGNDEINERDEMRVFSRKNDYCDPEAERFSDKGSGREGNHEFNRTPRKQIQKKSAFLRIQKVKPSHRSREDERSHYLGYHNEGKTGTFRGKDSVLQSDHGMDEKKREGTPVELDVSFKSNSLVAKAIVTSSPAPNFDSNLMPRNTKIRKLTTFDIVSSSAQPNKGSESTAKLGGSTSAVKSGSGSVDSKQSEGKIKSSDTGKAQDGIRKPCSKGTKVFLRKGKVKKSPKVTVTEDAPNSDKKLRPLEGKGIIPCIGSKGDGGVETSSSSVNISVGENKVGGTVKSTVSDKTTATVGKSSSLKANKKKIIVRKVVKKVVSSPSNLGNSELAKKGDQLVKTDISIQRASAIPVAEKCVLPLKMKVASASGDSVQGVDSECSPQESALILEDDKVNEASKGTGSKKVSTDVDPGSSVSPKIKRKRNISTVALNSSSQGETNVDQGSTNAGNSVPGLHIISNIKVDHTEKPNETITSGSFGVEDLNTRFYHNENNINYGLSRSEDIKAHGGIVDIGSSSVAMPISTGFDCGSSSSLEKNIVCDIGDANSGSRHVCTTPSSPVVEDRANGGLPEANCSVGSDKMPLLPCMEETYVSSGSIYGDCFNHDKSTTSTPDIVYVNTGERNHEIGHDLVLSLGFSGTGIPNAVESVECRDKYAANIHKRKVGISELDLSSSALASISVGSADVLTSANCVDSTICASEIDLNPAEPMVGAIGLLDVGLRHSRDKDSILQGSSSNNTFPEIGGSADGKSPEKKKRKISTSSSSLTSPVIRKSVVVSDIFKSAAQIPSNFTDDLLQLEPEVKVSSTVKVSSTDDLHAEGIDLLHVNGSAAGPSEDVGSFSDACRGNPPKIDPSAFAESVAPSSPCLHPLELGGEQFSTGTPVSAISNHQSDAMDIEGDDRGKVLVDTSEERNIISSEVTQCRIIPEHVSFGLDKRLNGIDADDDNHLPLKDDLPSTSNSLISVVDANEVSATNSNDEAMPAPDILCDVGSLSNLVLSTSTCKGHLFNSEEKTYDNETLSYDEPVIEGSCNSSAHVSDPQHSKTILKSNDVIQTNQSSAGKAGLLPSYDSESTISLNFLSGETQGRKPQLSHVVPKSYPTRSSFVSSASKNATSSTKITKPRTWHRTDNSSAYPLSGNKPSLSANPMRRQMPTYIRKGNSLVRKPTPVPAPPLGSHSLSSSVYRLKSGIVDEMKKGTGPNNRADAVDLRTAGANTIFERPTTPPLSSVTKVPKHISNSSGECTSSPLAEPSASDFNETTTNHPSSMEINDELKSPEDGPKTLETLNRNGSANNLEVLNEQNESGLVPSNEKRVTYVKPKSNQLVATSDSDHTSIVDVDKNQSLSASSDGYYKKRKNQLIRTALESHMKQAVTSSDDISNSVREIAAKVISSRTFGKRRSNKVVAKTHKPSKFSLVWTPHSARLSNNDGSSLCYPKVRPQLFPWKRMAHKRSFKLNSVSSYSSSLSTIGRKMLLLRKRNTVYTRSINGFSIHKSKVLSVGGSSLKWSKSIERHSRKANEEATLAVAEAERKKREQNGNVSRTGKKGLSCHKVHGTEVRRGERIFRIGSVRYKMDSSRRSLQRISDDASSCSASQQSENSTKKSYVPRRLVIGNDEYVRIGNGNQLVRDPKKRTRVLASEKVRWSLHTARLRLVKKRKYCQFFTRFGKCNKDDGKCPYIHDPSKISVCTKFLKGLCSNPNCKLTHKVIPERMPDCSYFLQGLCTNENCPYRHVHVNPNASTCEGFLRGYCADGNECRKKHSYVCPNFEATGSCPLGSTCKLHHPKNRSKAKKSKRSMEHNTARGRYFGIDISEPKRMGLERQQEVLEEDNICFDGKFSDYISLGVSEDEVGGLHQANCDETSFGDNDSTVLQSEDLDELIKPIRIMSECKITESFLVTESSSGKHLAIQ, from the exons ATGGATCCTCCCTCCTAcatccaccaccaccaccaccaccacaacCACAACCACCACGCCAACCACCCCAGGTACGTCCCTTTCTCTCCAACTGCTCCTCTTCACCCTCATCGCCCTCCCCCTCAGCCTCTACCTCCCTATCAACAGAGTCCTACCGACCTCCACCCTTCCCGCCACCACCTTCCTCCACAAATTCggcctcctcctcctcctcctcctctacCCCAACAAAATCAACAGCAAACTTACCAACCTCTTCCTGCCCCACCCCCTCCTCTTCCGCGACAGCAGTATTCTAATCATCCGCCTTACAACCCTCATCATCCTCAATACTCTTCCAGTTCCAATTTCAATTCTAACCCTAAGCCTACCCATGTTTCCCACCAATTCCACGATGTCCCTCAACGGCGTCTACCCGAATTCGATACCCGCCCTGATTACTGGCCTGAAAATCGGGTACCGAGGCCCCATCCGGTTTCCAATTTGGATCGGGAGGCCCTTTATCATCAGTTTGATCGGAGACCCGCCTCTCCTGTTATTGATAGGTTTATGCATGATTTAGTGGGAACTTCTAGGTTTAGAGATCTAGAGCTGAATCAGAGAGAAAGAGAGGGTAGGGTTCACAATGATCGGTGGATTTCTGATAGATCTTCTAGGGATTTTGGGATTGTTTCAATTGGATTTGAATCCAATTCGAATAATTCAAGATTTGATCATGAGGCTACTGAAAATATTAGATGGGGATCGCGTTTGCGTGAGCCGTTGATTGAAAGTGGAAATGATGAGATAAATGAAAGAGATGAGATGAGAGTTTTTTCGAGAAAAAATGATTATTGTGATCCAGAAGCAGAGAGGTTTAGTGATAAGGGAAGTGGTAGAGAGGGTAACCATGAATTTAATCGCACTCCACGGAAGCAAATACAGAAGAAGAGTGCTTTTCTTAGGATTCAGAAGGTGAAACCGAGTCATAGGAGTAGGGAAGATGAGAGATCACATTACTTGGGTTATCATAATGAGGGGAAAACTGGTACTTTTAGAGGAAAAGATTCGGTCTTACAGTCGGATCATGGGATGgatgaaaaaaagagagaaggtaccCCTGTAGAGCTTGATGTGTCTTTCAAATCAAATTCTTTGGTGGCAAAGGCAATTGTGACTTCTAGTCCTGCTCCAAATTTCGATTCGAATTTGATGCCTAGGAACACCAAAATTAGGAAACTTACAACATTTGATATTGTTAGTTCGAGTGCTCAACCTAATAAGGGCAGTGAGAGTACTGCAAAATTAGGTGGTTCCACTTCTGCTGTAAAGAGTGGTTCTGGGTCTGTGGACTCTAAGCAGTCTGAGGGAAAAATCAAATCTTCTGATACTGGTAAAGCTCAGGATGGCATTAGAAAGCCTTGCTCAAAAGGAACCAAGGTTTTCCTTAGAAAGGGCAAGGTCAAAAAGTCTCCTAAGGTTACTGTAACTGAAGATGCTCCCAATTCTGACAAGAAACTGAGACCATTAGAGGGGAAAGGTATTATTCCTTGTATTGGTAGTAAGGGAGATGGTGGTGTGGAAACTAGTTCTAGCAGTGTCAACATTTCGGTTGGAGAGAATAAAGTGGGAGGGACTGTTAAGAGCACTGTTTCAGATAAAACCACTGCTACTGTTGGTAAATCATCCTCCCTCAAGGCTAACAAGAAGAAAATAATTGTGAGGAAAGTGGTGAAAAAGGTTGTTAGTTCTCCGTCGAATCTGGGAAATTCTGAATTAGCAAAGAAGGGTGATCAACTTGTTAAGACAGATATCTCTATTCAACGCGCATCTGCTATCCCTGTGGCTGAAAAATGTGTTTTGCCTCTAAAAATGAAAGTTGCTTCTGCCTCTGGGGATTCAGTGCAGGGTGTTGATTCAGAGTGTTCTCCTCAGGAATCAGCTCTGATTCTTGAAGATGACAAAGTGAATGAAGCGTCAAAAGGCACAGGCTCAAAGAAGGTTTCCACTGATGTTGATCCTGGTAGTTCAGTTTCACCTAAGATTAAGAGAAAGAGAAACATCTCAACTGTTGCTTTGAATTCTTCAAGTCAGGGAGAGACCAATGTCGATCAGGGTTCTACTAATGCTGGTAATTCTGTCCCTGGTCTGCATATCATTTCAAATATCAAGGTGGATCATACTGAAAAACCAAATGAGACTATTACATCTGGCAGTTTTGGTGTTGAGGATCTAAACACACGGTTTTACCATAATGAAAATAACATTAATTATGGTTTGTCAAGATCAGAGGACATCAAAGCTCATGGGGGTATTGTAGATATAGGTAGTTCTTCTGTTGCAATGCCTATCTCCACAGGTTTTGACTGTGGTTCATCTAGCTCTCTGGAGAAAAATATTGTTTGTGACATTGGCGATGCCAATTCCGGTAGCAGGCATGTTTGTACAACTCCTTCCAGTCCAGTAGTTGAGGATCGTGCTAATGGGGGATTACCTGAAGCTAATTGTTCAGTAGGAAGTGATAAAATGCCCCTTCTGCCATGTATGGAGGAAACTTATGTTAGTAGTGGTTCCATTTATGGAGATTGCTTCAACCATGACAAAAGTACAACCAGCACTCCTGATATTGTTTATGTTAATACAGGGGAGAGGAACCATGAGATAGGCCATGATTTAGTGCTATCTCTCGGGTTTTCTGGCACAGGAATCCCCAATGCTGTGGAATCAGTAGAATGCAGAGATAAATATGCAGCTAACATCCATAAACGAAAAGTTGGCATTAGTGAACTAGATTTGTCAAGCTCAGCACTTGCAAGCATTTCTGTAGGATCTGCAGATGTGCTTACCTCTGCAAATTGTGTGGACAGTACCATATGTGCATCTGAAATAGATTTGAATCCTGCTGAACCTATGGTTGGTGCTATTGGGTTGCTTGATGTTGGTTTACGGCATTCTAGAGATAAAGATAGTATTTTGCAGGGGAGCAGTTCAAATAATACCTTTCCAGAGATTGGTGGTAGTGCAGATGGAAAGTCTCCtgagaagaaaaagagaaaaatctcTACCTCCAGTTCTAGTTTGACATCACCTGTAATCAGAAAGAGTGTTGTAGTTTCTGATATCTTTAAATCTGCTGCACAAATACCTTCTAACTTTACTGATGATCTACTGCAATTGGAACCAGAAGTTAAAGTATCTAGTACTGTTAAAGTATCTAGTACAGACGATCTTCATGCAGAGGGGATTGATTTGTTGCATGTAAATGGTTCAGCAGCTGGACCTTCTGAGGATGTTGGATCTTTTAGTGATGCCTGCAGGGGCAATCCCCCAAAGATTGATCCTTCAGCTTTTGCTGAGTCAGTTGCTCCAAGTTCCCCATGCCTTCATCCATTAGAGTTGGGAGGTGAGCAGTTTTCAACTGGAACACCAGTTTCTGCTATAAGTAACCATCAAAGTGATGCTATGGATATTGAAGGTGATGACAGGGGGAAAGTGCTTGTTGATACTTCAGAAGAGCGAAATATCATTTCTAGTGAAGTAACTCAATGCAGAATTATTCCAGAACATGTGTCTTTCGGCTTGGATAAAAGGTTAAATGGAATAGATGCAGATGATGACAATCATCTTCCTCTGAAGGATGATTTACCTTCCACCTCAAACTCTTTGATTTCTGTTGTTGATGCTAATGAAGTGTCTGCAACCAACTCCAATGATGAAGCTATGCCTGCACCTGATATACTTTGTGATGTCGGTTCTCTCAGTAATCTAGTTTTAAGCACATCAACTTGCAAAGGACATCTTTTTAATTCAGAAGAGAAGACTTATGACAATGAAACACTTTCATATGATGAGCCTGTAATTGAAGGTTCTTGCAACTCATCTGCCCATGTGTCAGATCCACAGCATAGCAAAACTATTTTGAAGTCAAATGATGTAATTCAAACCAATCAATCAAGTGCTGGGAAGGCAGGTTTGTTGCCATCGTATGATTCTGAAAGTACCATTTCCCTCAATTTCCTTAGTGGAGAAACACAGGGGAGGAAACCACAGCTTAGTCATGTTGTTCCCAAGAGTTATCCTACTCGTTCTTCATTTGTTTCTTCTGCTTCCAAGAATGCTACATCTTCTACCAAAATCACAAAGCCCCGGACATGGCATCGAACTGATAATTCTTCTGCCTATCCTTTATCAGGAAACAAACCTTCCTTAAGTGCCAATCCTATGCGAAGGCAGATGCCGACTTACATTCGTAAAGGTAACAGTCTTGTTAGAAAACCTACACCAGTCCCTGCTCCTCCCCTGGGTTCTCATTCTTTGAGTTCATCGGTTTACCGGCTTAAGTCTGGGATAGTGGATGAAATGAAGAAGGGTACAGGACCAAACAATAGAGCTGATGCTGTTGACTTGAGAACAGCAGGTGCAAATACCATTTTTGAGAGGCCCACAACACCCCCATTATCGAGTGTCACCAAAGTACCAAAGCATATTTCTAATTCATCAGGAGAGTGTACATCTTCCCCTTTAGCAGAGCCTTCTGCTAGTGATTTCAATGAAACTACAACAAATCATCCAAGTTCTATGGAAATAAATGATGAGCTCAAATCCCCAGAGGATGGACCGAAGACTTTAGAAACACTAAACAGAAATGGTTCAGCTAACAATTTGGAAGTCTTGAATGAGCAAAATGAAAGTGGCTTGGTTCCTTCAAATGAAAAGAGGGTGACATATGTAAAGCCTAAATCAAATCAATTGGTTGCAACTTCAGATTCTGATCACACCTCTATCGTTGATGTTGATAAGAACCAATCCCTTTCTGCTTCCTCTGATGGCTAttacaagaaaagaaaaaatcaGCTAATTAGGACTGCCCTTGAGAGTCATATGAAGCAGGCAGTTACCTCGTCTGATGACATCTCCAACTCAGTGAGAGAAATAGCTGCTAAGGTTATTTCCAGTAGAACTTTTGGTAAGAGAAGATCCAATAAAG TTGTAGCAAAGACCCATAAACCTTCCAAATTCTCTCTGGTCTGGACTCCACATAGTGCAAGGTTATCAAATAATGATGGGAGTTCACTATGTTACCCGAAGGTCCGCCCGCAACTGTTTCCCTGGAAAAGAATGGCACACAAGAGAAGCTTTAAGTTGAACTCAGTTTCTTCCTACAGTAGTTCTTTATCTACAATTgg AAGGAAAATGCTGCTATTGAGAAAGAGAAATACTGTTTATACACGGTCAATTAATGGATTTTCAATTCACAAATCAAAGGTGTTAAGCGTTGGTGGTTCTAGTTTGAAATGGTCAAAATCTATTGAAAGGCATTCAAGGAAAGCTAATGAG GAAGCTACTCTAGCAGTTGCTGAAgctgaaagaaagaaaagagaacaaAATGGCAATGTTTCTAGGACAGGCAAAAAAGGTCTCTCTTGCCACAAGGTTCATGGTACAGAAGTTCGGCGAG GCGAACGAATATTCCGCATTGGTTCAGTGCGCTACAAAATGGATTCTTCTAGGCGTTCCCTTCAGAGGATATCAG ATGATGCGTCGTCATGCTCTGCTAGTCAGCAATCAGAAAACAGTACCAAAAAGTCTTATGTCCCAAGGAGACTAGTCATCGGGAATGATGA GTATGTTCGAATTGGCAATGGCAACCAGCTTGTTAGAGATCCAAAGAAGCGTACTCGTGTTTTGGCAAGTGAGAAAGTTCGTTGGAGTTTGCACACTGCAAGGTTACGGTTGGTTAAAAAGCGCAAGTACTGTCAATTTTTCACAAGGTTTGGGAAATGCAACAAAGATGATGGAAAGTGTCCCTATATTCACGATCCCTCCAAAATTTCTGTATGCACAAAATTTCTCAAGGGTCTATGTTCAAATCCCAACTGCAAATTGACTCATAAG GTCATTCCAGAACGAATGCCTGATTGTTCATATTTCCTGCAAG GTTTGTGCACAAACGAAAATTGTCCTTATAGACACGTGCATGTGAATCCAAATGCCTCCACTTGCGAAGGATTTCTTAGGGGCTATTGTGCTGACGGTAATGAG TGCCGGAAGAAGCACAGCTATGTCTGTCCGAATTTTGAAGCAACAGGGTCCTGCCCCCTAGGATCTACATGCAAGCTTCACCACCCCAAAAACCGAAGTAAGGCAAAGAAAAGCAAAAGGTCAATGGAACACAATACTGCTCGTGGGCGTTATTTTGGTATCGACATTTCAGAACCGAAAAGAATGGGATTGGAAAGACAACAGGAGGTACTAGAGGAAGACAACATTTGCTTTGATGGGAAATTCTCTGATTACATTAGCCTGGGTGTTAGCGAAGATGAAGTGGGGGGACTTCATCAAGCGAATTGTGACGAAACAAGCTTTGGTGACAATGATTCGACTGTTTTACAATCTGAAGATTTGGATGAGTTAATCAAACCCATTCGTATAATGAGTGAGTGTAAAATAACAGAATCATTTCTGGTTACTGAATCTTCAAGTGGTAAGCATTTAGCCATCCAATAG